Below is a genomic region from Kribbella qitaiheensis.
CAGAACGTGATCCTGCATTCGTTGCCCTGGACAATCGGTTTGCTGGGCATCTCGGCGGTACTGGCCTGGGTGCTCGGGATCATCATCGGCGCGGTCGCCGGCTGGCGGCGCGGGAAGGCCGGGTCGGCGATCATCACGAACCTGTCGATCGCGCTCTCGCACGTTCCGTTCTTCTTCGTCGCGCTGATCCTGGTCTACATCTTCGCGTACACCCTCGGGATGCTGCCCGCGCGATCGGCGTACGACTCGAACATCAGTCCGGGCCTCAGCCTCGACTTCATCGGCAGCGTGCTGAAGTACGGGTTATTGCCGGGCCTGTCGATCGTGGTGATCGGCGCCTTCGGCTGGATCCTGTCGACGCGGATGCTGATGGTCCCGGTGCTCGGCGAGGACTACCTCACGTACGCCGAGGCGAAGGGCCTGAAGCCATGGCGGATCCTCACCCGCTACGCGTTGCGGAACTGCTACCTGCCGCAGGTGACCGCCTTCGGGATCTCGCTCGGCTTCATCTTCAACGGCAACGTGCTGGTCGAGCAACTGTTCAACTACCCGGGACTCGGGACCACTCTGGTCACCGCGATCCAGCAGTTGGACTTCAACACGATCCTCGGTGTGACGGACATGGCGATCTTCTCGGTGCTGACCGCCGTACTTCTCCTGGACCTCCTCCTGCCCCTGCTCGACCCACGCGTCAAGTACTGGAAGTGATGACGATGCGAGTGCTGACAGCCGTACTACGTACCGTCCGGGACAGCAGGCGATTGGCTACGGGACTGGTGATCCTGGCGCTGATGGTGCTGCTCGCTTTGTTCAGCCCGTTGATCGTGCATGCCATCGGCAACGGACACGACCCGCTCGAGCTGGCGGCATACGAGAAGTGGCTGGTGCCGTCGGGGGATCACATCCTGGGCACCGACCAGTTCGGCCGGGACGTGCTGGCGATGGTGGTCAGCGCGATGTCCGTGTCACTGCAGATCGGTGCGATCGCCGGCGTGATCTCGACCGTGG
It encodes:
- a CDS encoding ABC transporter permease, encoding MTATAPPAEAVEITAKSAARSGLRAWLSRHPLAAYALRRFGLYLVELWGALTVAFFFFRLIPGDPVRTLIQTLQQNYIYNQQASTEVIARYQHEFGLDGNIFTQYLKYMNKLILHGDLGPSLINYPTPAQNVILHSLPWTIGLLGISAVLAWVLGIIIGAVAGWRRGKAGSAIITNLSIALSHVPFFFVALILVYIFAYTLGMLPARSAYDSNISPGLSLDFIGSVLKYGLLPGLSIVVIGAFGWILSTRMLMVPVLGEDYLTYAEAKGLKPWRILTRYALRNCYLPQVTAFGISLGFIFNGNVLVEQLFNYPGLGTTLVTAIQQLDFNTILGVTDMAIFSVLTAVLLLDLLLPLLDPRVKYWK